A region of the Euwallacea similis isolate ESF13 chromosome 10, ESF131.1, whole genome shotgun sequence genome:
atcgtgAAACCATATTCAATTAATCCGGCATCGTGGCCACGTCGTGCTTAGCGTTTGTTTTCGTGTCACCCCGTTTGacatttttgtgaaaatcaACAACGTTGCCAGATGCCCGAGCTAGAATATACTGAGAGGGTTTTGTTCCAGATATTGACAAACTGGAAACGGGATTTCAATGTTAAAATGCGAAGAGCCGGGCCGAAATCCGAGGCTCCGCAATACGAAGTGATCCGTCTGATGGGGGTGAGCAAAAGCCTGGTTCCCGAAGATTCCGACGAAGGCGGAGAGATGTCGCCCTCGACGTCGACCGCCGTCGTCCACAGTTCGGCGCTAACTCCTAAAGTAAGTTTCCTGGTTTTCGAACGAAAATTTGATGGGTTTTTTTGCGGCTATAATTGCCATTAAATTGAACCATAATAAGTTGTGAAAACCATTTTTGGACGTAAATTACACCACGTGAATTGTTTTCGGGCAATTAATCGCTCAACAAtgacttttaattaattgaatcTGCTATAGCCTGCAACGCATAATACACCAATGGCTACAACGAACATATCCCAATCATATTCAatgttctttattttcttcttcgcTGTTTAGTATCTATCGAAtaagatttttcttatttttccgTGTATTAAACTTAAACTTCTTCgccatttgttaaaaaaaaaaaggattcatcataaaatacaatttatttttgtcttcGAATAGGATGGacatttcttctttttttttctcagattttagtatttttcgcGAAACTGTGCCGCCCGAAACCGCTGACCGAGAAGCTGTTGAATCGGCCCAGAGAGGAATATGTGACACGCCATTTATTGGACGGCAAGATAGTGTGGTGCGACCAGCGCATCTCTTTCATCGCCGGCTATATGACTGAGGAGGTACAGGGCCACAGCGCCTTCCACTATATGCACAAGGACGACGTGCGTTTCGCCATGATGGCCTTAAGGCAAAGTAGGTTTcattagaaaacaaaaacgacGTTTTTCCTCTCTCTTCCTTTATTTAGTGTACGACAAGGGGGAAACTTTCGGCAGTTCCTGCTACCGGCTCAAAGGCACCAACGGGGAATTCGTCTACTTGCGCACCTTTGGCCGTCTGGAGGTGGACGACAAGGGCGTAGTCGAGTCGTTTATCTGCACCAACGTATTGGTGGACGAGAGGGAAGGCAAATACTTCCTCAACGAAATGAGGCGGCTTTACAGCAGTGTATTAGATGAGTCGCTGGTCAAGTTACAACACTCGCCGTCGGGGGGCGCCAAGATCGTTGAGGTTAacgaggaggaggaggaggagcaGGAAGAAGTGTCTGTCAGTTTACTTCTAATGAGGCTTTTTCTCAAACTGCACTGAGACTCTTTTTGTGAAGGTAGGGAAGACTAAAGCTACCATTGCACCGAGTCCTCTAACGGAAAGGGTGGACACCACGGAGGATCCTCAAACCCTGGATCTGGCCATTAATGAGCTGATGCAGAATCTGCCGCCCGCGGAGAGTGAGGAGGAAAGGCCGCAGCCGCTGGATACGCCTACAAGTGTTGTTGAGTATTTTCCTCCATCGGTGTCAAATTCCAGCCCGGGGAGCGTTGTAAGTTGAACccaattgataaaaaaatcccatttcGAATATGTTTTTGATAGTGACAGCGACAAAATTTGATAGAGATATAAAGACAGGATCCTGAGCAAAAGTTAAGTTTCCTGCAGAATTTCTAATTGATTAAGGTTTGAAAATGTTGCACATCATCGGCCAGATTCGGTCACTGTTGCTGCTAAAAACATCTGGCGATCCGAGTGGAACGTGTGCgtttaaatgatttaatgaTGATTTTGCAGGTCTCGGAAATCAGAATGAGTCTGAAGCGGGATTCGACAGACTCGATAGAGTTCGTCAAGAGGCAACGACTGACCAGCCTGGACTCAGAGCCGCCCTTGTTGTCGCCCATCGTGAGGTCACCCGAACGAGGGCTAGGCAATGGATTCGCCGACCCACCGCCTTTGCTCGAAGAAGGTGAGTTCACTCGAATTTACCATTTACTAAGAAGATTGACTTTTTCATGTGGTTTTTTCGCCATTTATCAAgaatgtttgaatttttgaatatgtttCGCAGTTCATTGAGAAAGTCAAATATTCTCTTTATTTTCCAGTGATAGTAAGAGAAATATTTCACCCGCACGGCAACGTGGACAATCGCCGAAGAAAGCGATCCCTGGACCACGGCGTAAGCGAGGCGAATTGCGGGCCATACTTAAGAAAAGAGAGAGAAGACCAAAAGGGGACGATGAAATGGTAGAGGTGCCCAGGTCGATGCTCAAGCAACGAAGATTAAAGAGTTCAAAGACTGCTGAATGGCGACGTCGCGTAGGCCACGGAGATAATCCGGGAAAGAAGCTACTTCGCCCGCTGCGCGGTGGAGGGGGGCAGTGCTCGATCGACTTCGAAggatttttcttcaaaaaatacaCACACAAGTACAAATTTTTCGAGGAATATTTCGCCATGAAAGGTCCAATTTTTTGATACGCCAACTAGTGCGGTTGAGTACTTCTCCCGGCAAATCGATGCGCCAATAGTTTGTAGGAGACAAAAAGGCGAGGAAATCACGCACTTGCTCGGAACAGCACATTTTGATGCACCTTTGCGAGCAAGTTCGTCGCTATCAATCGCAACCGATGGACTGCTAAAGGCCCTAGACGTGTAAGACGCTATATAAATATGTGTATAACTTTAAGGAATACCGTGGAGCTGTACAGATTTCTATTATTCTCAAGAATATTTGTTACGTATACATACCTGTAGTGTATAGCGACTAAACGATAATAATTGATGTGATTGTAAACTTTTAAGGGTTCGTTTATACGGCGCTGTTTGACTAAAGTAGAAATTTATCGGATAGGAAGCCGAGTATCCGCCGAGCGCCCTATATGTTCTTGTTAAATGTGTCTGGAGTGAGTGAAGCGTGATGCAGGTGACTGAGAATTCAAAAGAATTCAAATTCATCTTAGGAAAAATCTAGGATCCATTGTtgtctttttaaaactgaCTAACGAAAAAGACTATATGCGAGTTTTGGCGAGATAAAAAAATGACGCTGTTTCGATTTACTTATTTGTCCGAGATGAACGCCCAACCGTAACGTAAAATGGGAATTGGTGgtcttatttttcaaaggCCCCTCCAGATAGTTCTTAAGCAAACATGTATGAATCacaatatttgtttaattaaaaaaaatgccgtttttattacttaacaTTGTATTATTTCACATACTACTCGCACACCACCtatctcttaaaaaattactgaaaatttcacGTTTCGTATCACGAGCGCAAGTGTGAATACGTATATTTAGCTCCTGATAGTTGAATGGGTCTTCGACAAATCAATTTGCTGCATATacaaacgaaaattaaaatttggtaagAGGAGGAGCTTAATATTTCATTCATGACCGGATGCCACGACACGTCGCGCACGCAGGCCCTTTCTCTGCTTGATGATATCGCAGGTTCACACGTCGTGTactgaatgaaaattaaaacaaaagacGTTTTTTTCACGCATGGAAAAGTGCGAAAACTTAGTCACAACCCTTCCGAAACTACAGCCTATGTAAGTAAAGCGCTAGCCGGTGGTTTCTGCGGGCGAAAATTGCGCTCGAATTAACGTTTTTCACACCACGTAACATCTGTTGGTCATCAGACATATCACCTTCAACCTTCTGGTTTTAATGTAacgcaataaattattcagcgataaaactaatcaaaaaaagagataaatgGGAAGCGTATACAATAACAAGGTATGGGTTAAAAGTTAATTATATACATACCTTCTTTTGGCACACTCTGCCACCGGTAGTCTCAGGACTGATTTCGCACCGCTTTCAGCGGCTCATTGGCGGCAGCATGGTTCGAAAATACCCGTACAACTTAATCAACTGATTCTAGCTGTTGCTGATAAGGTGCCTGCCATTTCCTATTGACTCGATATATGTGCTTTCGTCCAAACAATCTAAGAAGACTCAAATCAGCCTTGACTTAAAGGAAAATGGCACTTACCAGCCAAAAGACCCACGGGCTTCGTTTTCTTGTCCTGCAATGTCCGACGGTCCCACGCCTTCACCAAGCCGTCATTGCCGCCGCTATAGATTATATACCAGGTATTGTCGGCGAAGAGGACGCTCTTAATGTCGTATTCATGGGCCATAATCGACATATTAAtttgctacaaaaaaaaaacaaaataacaatCGATT
Encoded here:
- the LOC136411279 gene encoding basic helix-loop-helix ARNT-like protein 1 isoform X1, whose protein sequence is MVNGVQGGPGETKDGYANMTNGVGVSGYVPNGYVSNGYVPNGQPYHQYQQYQEYAMVRQGSTGFSAPIDEHQRRVAAMHEVANGRSNNNNNNLFFPGTQARYCGPNSTREQRNRAEKQRRDKLNSFIHQLAQLLALSDRSAKRQDKTSILRLSANELRLYQFCVNMRKSEQFSGLKLPSYVDQNLLEDLLADDMDGFMLIVMPNGKVVFVSYRVESVLGYAQIDLMGQFLCSIVAPEDHERLRSQLASEGEILTNWKRDFNVKMRRAGPKSEAPQYEVIRLMGVSKSLVPEDSDEGGEMSPSTSTAVVHSSALTPKILVFFAKLCRPKPLTEKLLNRPREEYVTRHLLDGKIVWCDQRISFIAGYMTEEVQGHSAFHYMHKDDVRFAMMALRQMYDKGETFGSSCYRLKGTNGEFVYLRTFGRLEVDDKGVVESFICTNVLVDEREGKYFLNEMRRLYSSVLDESLVKLQHSPSGGAKIVEVNEEEEEEQEEVSVGKTKATIAPSPLTERVDTTEDPQTLDLAINELMQNLPPAESEEERPQPLDTPTSVVEYFPPSVSNSSPGSVVSEIRMSLKRDSTDSIEFVKRQRLTSLDSEPPLLSPIVRSPERGLGNGFADPPPLLEEVIVREIFHPHGNVDNRRRKRSLDHGVSEANCGPYLRKEREDQKGTMKW
- the LOC136411279 gene encoding basic helix-loop-helix ARNT-like protein 1 isoform X2; this translates as MPEIYHSTGRDLLNQVSSATCMSTREQRNRAEKQRRDKLNSFIHQLAQLLALSDRSAKRQDKTSILRLSANELRLYQFCVNMRKSEQFSGLKLPSYVDQNLLEDLLADDMDGFMLIVMPNGKVVFVSYRVESVLGYAQIDLMGQFLCSIVAPEDHERLRSQLASEGEILTNWKRDFNVKMRRAGPKSEAPQYEVIRLMGVSKSLVPEDSDEGGEMSPSTSTAVVHSSALTPKILVFFAKLCRPKPLTEKLLNRPREEYVTRHLLDGKIVWCDQRISFIAGYMTEEVQGHSAFHYMHKDDVRFAMMALRQMYDKGETFGSSCYRLKGTNGEFVYLRTFGRLEVDDKGVVESFICTNVLVDEREGKYFLNEMRRLYSSVLDESLVKLQHSPSGGAKIVEVNEEEEEEQEEVSVGKTKATIAPSPLTERVDTTEDPQTLDLAINELMQNLPPAESEEERPQPLDTPTSVVEYFPPSVSNSSPGSVVSEIRMSLKRDSTDSIEFVKRQRLTSLDSEPPLLSPIVRSPERGLGNGFADPPPLLEEVIVREIFHPHGNVDNRRRKRSLDHGVSEANCGPYLRKEREDQKGTMKW